Proteins from a single region of Tissierellales bacterium:
- a CDS encoding TetR/AcrR family transcriptional regulator — MAENKRIQILDSAAVIFSKHGFHGAKMGDIAKGAGIGKGTIYRYFESKETLFQELIRYGMEEYKEGMRKVLNREGNCKEKIIELFKYHGYYLGKHIDITQVVINQEGLMPKKLKEEMVNEKMELLAMIEELLDRGKNNKELRENLDVGLAALSIIGSISNFYGKELYYNRKEFKEICPGPMVDLLFEGFN, encoded by the coding sequence ATGGCAGAAAATAAAAGGATTCAGATTCTTGATTCGGCAGCAGTGATTTTCTCGAAACATGGTTTTCATGGAGCTAAAATGGGAGATATAGCTAAAGGTGCTGGTATTGGGAAAGGCACTATATATAGATATTTTGAAAGTAAGGAAACTTTGTTTCAAGAGTTAATAAGATATGGCATGGAAGAATATAAAGAAGGTATGAGGAAAGTTCTTAATAGGGAAGGGAATTGTAAAGAGAAAATAATAGAACTTTTTAAGTATCATGGATATTATTTGGGTAAGCATATAGATATTACTCAGGTGGTTATAAATCAGGAAGGATTAATGCCTAAAAAGTTAAAAGAAGAAATGGTAAATGAGAAAATGGAATTATTAGCGATGATTGAAGAATTGCTGGACAGGGGAAAAAATAATAAGGAGTTGAGAGAGAATCTAGATGTGGGGTTAGCAGCTTTATCTATTATAGGTTCTATAAGTAATTTTTATGGGAAAGAACTTTATTATAATAGAAAAGAATTTAAGGAGATTTGTCCAGGGCCTATGGTAGATTTACTATTTGAAGGCTTTAATTAA
- a CDS encoding 3-keto-5-aminohexanoate cleavage protein: MEKLIITAAICGAEVTKEHNPNVPYTVEEIGREAESAYKAGASVIHLHVREDDGTPTQDKERFRVCIEEIKKRCPDVIIQPSTGGAVGMTDEERLQPVELLPEMATLDCGTLNFGGDEIFVNTENTIKNFGKVMIEKGVKPEIEVFDKGMVDFAVRYAKQGYILEPMHFDFVLGVQMNATVRDLAFMVDSIPAGSTWTVAGMGRHEIPMSTAAIIMGGHARVGFEDNIYLSKGVLAESNGQLVEKVARIAKELGREIATPAEAREILSLK, encoded by the coding sequence ATGGAAAAACTTATCATTACAGCTGCCATATGTGGGGCTGAAGTAACAAAGGAGCATAATCCTAATGTACCCTATACTGTAGAGGAAATTGGGAGAGAAGCAGAATCAGCATATAAGGCAGGAGCAAGTGTAATACATCTTCATGTGAGGGAAGATGATGGTACGCCTACTCAAGATAAAGAAAGATTTAGAGTTTGTATTGAAGAAATAAAGAAGAGATGTCCAGATGTTATTATTCAACCATCAACTGGTGGAGCAGTAGGTATGACCGACGAAGAAAGGCTACAGCCAGTAGAATTATTACCTGAAATGGCAACGCTAGATTGTGGAACGTTAAACTTTGGTGGAGATGAAATATTTGTAAATACAGAAAATACTATAAAAAACTTTGGTAAAGTTATGATTGAAAAAGGGGTAAAACCAGAAATAGAAGTATTTGATAAAGGAATGGTAGATTTCGCAGTACGATATGCAAAACAAGGATATATTTTAGAACCAATGCATTTTGATTTTGTATTAGGAGTTCAAATGAATGCAACAGTAAGGGATTTGGCTTTTATGGTTGACAGTATTCCAGCAGGTTCTACTTGGACAGTTGCAGGAATGGGAAGACATGAAATCCCAATGTCAACAGCAGCTATAATTATGGGAGGACATGCAAGGGTAGGATTTGAAGACAATATTTATTTATCTAAAGGAGTGCTAGCAGAATCTAACGGACAATTAGTAGAAAAGGTAGCACGAATAGCCAAAGAACTAGGTAGAGAAATAGCTACACCAGCTGAAGCAAGAGAAATACTAAGTCTAAAATAA
- a CDS encoding efflux RND transporter permease subunit has translation MSLYDFSVKKPVTTFMIVLVVIILGVVSLTKLPLDLLPKIEIPIAIVNTNYSGAGPREIEKLVTEPIEGVIATVSNVEKVSSISYEGNSIVVVEFNSGTNMDFATLEMREKVDLIKGYLPKDINSPMIMKVDPNAMPVLQLAMYSEDDLGRLQGLIEDVVKPRIERIEGVANVSLSGGTEEEVEIIIDEGILANYGLNIDNLSQLITSENLNLPAGQVHIGDKKLTLKTVGEFTSIKDIEDIPIPLPTGGVIYLRDLGKVSIENKEVNTVSRINGKEGINISVQKQSGVNTVSVSREVQKELKKILDEYPDIKTEIVVDQAEYIVKSIFNVFQNALIGAVLAVFILYLFLRDVRTTLIISLSIPISVIATFVPLYFRNITINIMTLGGIALGIGMLVDNSIVVLENIYRYHEEGNAPKIAAVKGAKEVSMAVTASTLTTMAVFLPIVFVEGMTSTIFKELALTVSFSLLMSLLVSLTLIPILSSRTLGKKKEKKEDKVSSLFEKVQEFYNKVLRNALNHRAWAMGITVIIFVGAIAPLFLIGGEFFPPIDEGMFIVDVKLPEGTDIKETNNVLTEIEKELVKINEVDTVFSTIGGGVSVSSMGSSTNSNNGNIVVVLKPFKERSRETFQVAEEVRNLGIEVPGAEISVDASSDLMAGLGGDAVNIAIKGEDLDVLQELGEDFKEIVESVEGTREVKHQYEEGMPEVRILIDRDVVSQFGLTTFQIANSVRGNVSGVTASRFKYGGTELDIVIKGQDNYREDFTELKSLPISTPLGTTIPLDELADLSVEKGPTTVYREGQSRIVNVTSQLLDRDMGHVIDDIEEKLKDYSMPNGYSYSFEGQYEQLQKAYKDLTIALILALVLVFLILAAQFESFRYPFIVILSVPLAFSGGALGLLLSGKTLSVPAIVGAIILAGIVVNNAIVLVDYINTLRREGIEMEDAIMKAGNTRLRPILMTTLTTVLGLIPLALRKGEGAELQSPMAITVISGLLFSTVLTLVIIPVLYTLLDKKGFND, from the coding sequence ATGAGTTTATATGATTTTTCCGTTAAGAAACCTGTTACTACCTTTATGATTGTTTTAGTAGTAATAATTCTTGGAGTAGTTTCTTTAACAAAACTACCTTTAGATTTACTTCCTAAAATTGAAATACCTATTGCTATAGTGAATACTAATTATAGTGGAGCAGGACCCCGAGAAATAGAAAAATTAGTAACGGAACCTATTGAAGGAGTAATAGCTACTGTATCTAATGTAGAAAAGGTATCCAGTATATCCTATGAAGGGAATTCAATAGTAGTGGTAGAATTTAATTCTGGAACTAATATGGATTTTGCTACTTTGGAAATGAGAGAAAAAGTAGATTTAATTAAAGGATATTTGCCTAAAGATATTAATAGTCCAATGATTATGAAGGTAGATCCAAATGCCATGCCGGTATTACAACTTGCTATGTATAGTGAAGATGATTTAGGAAGGTTACAGGGATTAATTGAAGATGTAGTAAAACCAAGAATAGAGAGAATAGAAGGAGTTGCAAATGTTTCACTAAGTGGAGGAACCGAAGAGGAAGTAGAGATAATAATAGACGAAGGAATATTGGCTAATTATGGTTTGAATATTGATAATTTAAGCCAACTGATTACATCGGAAAATTTAAATTTACCAGCAGGTCAAGTACATATTGGAGATAAAAAATTGACTTTAAAGACTGTAGGAGAATTTACCTCTATAAAGGATATAGAAGACATACCTATTCCATTGCCTACAGGAGGAGTAATTTATTTAAGGGATTTAGGAAAAGTTTCTATTGAGAATAAGGAGGTAAATACTGTATCTAGAATAAATGGGAAAGAAGGTATAAATATATCTGTACAGAAACAGTCAGGAGTCAATACTGTATCAGTAAGTAGAGAGGTACAAAAAGAATTAAAGAAAATATTAGATGAATATCCAGATATAAAGACAGAGATTGTTGTTGACCAAGCAGAATATATAGTGAAAAGTATATTTAATGTTTTTCAAAATGCATTAATAGGGGCTGTATTGGCTGTATTTATACTATATTTATTTTTAAGGGATGTAAGGACTACCCTAATAATTTCATTATCTATTCCTATATCGGTAATAGCTACTTTTGTTCCTTTATATTTTAGAAATATTACTATAAATATAATGACTCTAGGGGGAATTGCTCTGGGAATAGGAATGCTTGTAGATAATTCTATTGTAGTTTTGGAGAATATCTATAGATACCATGAAGAGGGTAATGCCCCTAAAATTGCTGCAGTAAAAGGAGCTAAGGAAGTTAGTATGGCAGTTACTGCATCTACTTTAACGACTATGGCCGTGTTTTTACCTATAGTCTTTGTTGAAGGCATGACATCTACTATATTTAAGGAATTAGCTTTAACAGTATCTTTTTCGTTATTAATGTCTTTACTTGTGTCTTTAACCTTAATACCTATACTATCTTCTAGGACTTTAGGTAAAAAGAAAGAGAAGAAGGAAGATAAAGTTAGTAGTTTATTTGAAAAAGTCCAAGAATTTTATAATAAGGTTTTAAGAAATGCCTTAAACCATAGGGCTTGGGCTATGGGTATTACTGTAATTATATTTGTAGGAGCTATAGCTCCTTTATTTTTAATAGGGGGAGAATTTTTTCCACCTATAGATGAAGGTATGTTTATAGTGGATGTAAAATTACCTGAAGGTACTGATATTAAAGAAACTAATAATGTATTAACAGAAATAGAAAAAGAATTAGTTAAAATTAATGAAGTAGATACAGTATTTTCAACTATTGGCGGTGGCGTTTCAGTATCTAGTATGGGTAGTAGCACTAATTCTAATAATGGAAACATAGTTGTAGTGTTGAAGCCTTTTAAGGAGAGAAGTAGGGAGACTTTTCAAGTGGCAGAGGAAGTACGTAATTTGGGAATAGAAGTTCCAGGAGCTGAAATATCTGTAGATGCATCCTCTGATTTAATGGCAGGATTAGGTGGAGATGCAGTAAATATTGCTATAAAAGGTGAAGACTTAGATGTGTTACAAGAACTAGGGGAGGATTTTAAAGAAATAGTAGAGTCTGTAGAAGGAACTAGGGAAGTTAAACATCAGTATGAAGAGGGAATGCCAGAAGTTAGGATTTTAATAGATAGAGATGTAGTGAGTCAATTTGGTTTAACTACTTTTCAAATTGCCAATTCAGTAAGAGGGAATGTTTCTGGGGTGACTGCTTCTAGGTTTAAATATGGAGGTACTGAATTAGATATTGTAATTAAAGGCCAAGATAATTATAGGGAAGATTTTACAGAGTTAAAATCTTTACCAATATCCACACCTTTAGGAACTACTATACCTTTAGATGAATTAGCAGATTTATCTGTTGAAAAAGGTCCTACTACAGTTTATAGAGAAGGACAATCTAGAATTGTAAATGTAACTAGCCAATTATTAGATAGGGATATGGGCCATGTAATAGATGATATTGAGGAGAAATTAAAGGATTATTCCATGCCTAATGGGTATAGTTATAGTTTTGAGGGTCAGTATGAACAACTTCAAAAGGCTTATAAAGATTTAACTATAGCTTTAATATTAGCTTTGGTTCTTGTGTTTTTAATTTTAGCGGCTCAATTTGAATCTTTTAGATATCCATTTATAGTAATATTATCTGTACCTTTAGCTTTTTCAGGAGGGGCATTGGGCCTTCTATTATCAGGAAAAACTTTATCAGTTCCCGCTATTGTTGGTGCAATTATTTTAGCAGGTATAGTTGTAAACAATGCTATAGTATTAGTTGATTATATAAATACCTTAAGAAGAGAAGGAATTGAAATGGAAGATGCTATAATGAAGGCAGGTAATACTAGACTTAGACCTATTTTAATGACTACTTTAACTACAGTTCTAGGGTTGATTCCATTGGCATTGAGAAAGGGAGAAGGAGCGGAGCTCCAAAGTCCAATGGCTATTACTGTAATTAGTGGATTATTATTTTCTACTGTTTTAACTTTAGTAATTATTCCTGTATTATATACTTTGTTAGATAAAAAGGGGTTTAATGACTAG
- a CDS encoding efflux RND transporter periplasmic adaptor subunit: MERKILWLISIIIILSMILGGCKSFFKKDKVEVKEEDEIIPVEIEKVGFGRIYEELSFAGRVFSEKDNVIIPNIPGNVKRVEVEVGDEVEAGDLLFVVENEEIEKNLETIEEALKELEKQKARLDEKVNSLGNMPSRGGIDNKSNIPENKMPVETPEDNASKESPRDLPVEEIPNELPTDVEIEMPEIDVSIDRINKIIEDIEKMPSLYERGVIEEVKAAEKELNAKIGELQMAKKQAETAYEKLEVKSPGKGTVSYIGIHEGGIALNTEPSILVSNLEKMYIEINVTDRIVNKINKEATVSVGIPAVSGEELKGTIELISISPDLKNGLYPIRILIESGDNQLKPGMVGKAKIRFNEKEDVIVVKNDVVLDKNNNKIIYIEKDGKAVERKVSIGLDTGEKVEITSGLKKGDRLIVKGQNFLRNDSEVKVIGGGK; this comes from the coding sequence TATAATATTGTCTATGATTCTCGGAGGTTGCAAGTCCTTTTTTAAAAAGGATAAGGTGGAAGTAAAGGAAGAGGATGAAATAATACCTGTTGAAATAGAAAAGGTAGGTTTTGGAAGGATTTATGAAGAATTATCTTTTGCCGGGAGAGTTTTCTCAGAAAAGGACAATGTTATAATTCCAAATATACCTGGTAATGTTAAAAGGGTTGAAGTAGAAGTAGGGGATGAAGTGGAGGCTGGTGATCTTTTATTTGTAGTAGAAAATGAAGAAATTGAAAAGAATTTGGAAACCATAGAAGAAGCATTAAAAGAACTAGAAAAACAAAAAGCAAGATTAGATGAAAAGGTTAATTCTTTAGGTAATATGCCTTCTAGGGGTGGTATTGACAATAAAAGTAATATACCTGAAAACAAGATGCCAGTAGAGACTCCAGAGGATAATGCTTCTAAAGAATCGCCAAGAGATTTGCCAGTGGAGGAGATTCCTAATGAATTACCTACTGATGTAGAAATAGAGATGCCAGAAATTGATGTATCAATAGATAGGATAAATAAAATAATAGAAGATATAGAAAAGATGCCTTCTCTCTATGAAAGAGGAGTTATTGAAGAAGTAAAGGCAGCAGAAAAGGAGTTAAATGCTAAAATAGGTGAGTTGCAAATGGCAAAAAAACAAGCAGAGACCGCCTATGAAAAGTTGGAAGTTAAATCCCCCGGTAAAGGAACTGTTTCATATATAGGAATTCACGAGGGTGGTATTGCGTTAAATACGGAACCGTCTATTTTAGTGTCTAATTTGGAGAAAATGTACATTGAAATAAATGTTACTGATAGAATAGTTAATAAAATCAATAAGGAAGCCACCGTTTCAGTTGGTATTCCTGCTGTTTCAGGAGAAGAATTAAAAGGAACTATAGAGCTAATAAGTATTAGCCCTGATTTAAAGAATGGTTTATATCCAATACGTATTTTAATTGAAAGTGGAGATAATCAATTAAAGCCTGGAATGGTAGGTAAGGCAAAGATACGTTTCAATGAAAAAGAGGATGTAATAGTCGTAAAAAATGATGTGGTATTAGATAAAAATAATAATAAAATTATTTATATAGAAAAGGATGGAAAAGCAGTAGAAAGGAAGGTATCTATTGGTTTAGATACTGGTGAGAAAGTGGAAATAACTAGTGGGTTGAAAAAAGGAGATAGGTTAATAGTTAAAGGTCAAAATTTTTTAAGAAATGACTCTGAGGTAAAGGTCATAGGGGGAGGTAAATAA
- a CDS encoding hotdog domain-containing protein, whose protein sequence is MEKVMIRVRMSAGDAHYGGGLVDGAKILELFGDVATELLIRHDGDEGLFVAYDGVEFLQPVYAGDYIEAIGEITKVGNTSRKMSFEARKVIVPRPDVNNSACDVLEEPIVVCKAEGTCVVPKDRKRK, encoded by the coding sequence ATGGAAAAAGTTATGATAAGAGTTAGAATGAGTGCAGGGGATGCTCATTATGGCGGAGGTTTAGTGGATGGAGCTAAGATACTTGAACTTTTTGGTGATGTAGCGACAGAACTACTTATTAGGCATGATGGAGATGAAGGCCTTTTTGTTGCTTATGATGGTGTAGAATTTTTACAACCAGTATATGCGGGAGATTACATAGAGGCGATAGGTGAAATAACTAAGGTAGGTAATACTTCTAGAAAGATGAGTTTTGAGGCAAGGAAGGTAATCGTTCCCAGACCAGATGTTAATAATTCAGCTTGTGATGTATTAGAAGAACCTATTGTAGTTTGTAAAGCTGAAGGAACTTGTGTAGTTCCTAAAGATAGAAAAAGAAAATAA